The DNA segment ACGTCGCGGCGGTTCGGTTCGGTATCGAAACGGCGCTCCAGCAAAAGTTGATGGAGTCGAGATCTGACATGGAAGTATCGGACAGCATGTTGGGCGTGGAGATGGATATGGCCATGGGAGAACCCTTTGGCGGTTCCGTAAACGGCGGAATGGGTGGCGGAGGTGCTGCCGATCCGTTCGGTCCGAATGAGTTTGCATTCGGCGGTGGTCAGATACAGCTTCGCGCAAATGCGGCGAAGTCTCTTGGTCGCAATGTCCCGGGTTTGCCGGACGCAAATCAGTGGGCGGCACTTAGCCGTCGGCGATTGGGACGATCATCAACCGTTTTCTTCCGCGAACTCGATTCGACACGGCAATGGGCCGAAAGTCACTGGGACCGAGTGCGGACCGTATCGGGGCCAGCCTCGGAATCATTGATTGACGCGAATGGCTTTTGGTCCGATTTAGCGTCGGGATCGGCAGAGAAGATTTCCGTTTCGGCCGACCTGCTGCGTCCCAGTGATTCGCGGCATGCTGCCCTGATGGGACTCGCTTTTTGCGGGCTGCCAATCACGGCCGGTGAAATCGATCTGCCCTCGGCACCCGACACGTGGTTCAAACCTGCGCACGGTGTTGCGGTGGTGACCAAGCGGCTTCAACGACTCAGTGCGAATGGCCAACCGAATTCGATCATGATCGGAGGACGTTTTACTCGTGTCGACGATTCTGATGCTGCGGAAGTCACCGAATTCGTCGCTGGTGTGGTCTATCGTGGGCAAGCGGTGTTATCGAATCCGACGCCCCAACAGCAGTCGTTCAATGTGCTGTGGCAGATTCCTGCTGGCAGCATTCCCGTGACCGGCACCAAGACGCTTGATAGCCGTGTCGTCACGTTAAAGCCGTTCGCCGTGGACGCGATCAGCTACGAATTTTACTTTCCCGTCGCGGGCAAGTTTGCCCACTATCCGGCAACAGCCGCAGACGGGGAAACGTTAGTGGCCAAAACGGAACTGAAGACATTTGATGTTTTGGACGAAGCGACTTCGGGCGACACGAACAACTGGAATGCCATTGCTCGCGACGGATCGGCGGACAAGATAGCCACGTTCTTAAGGGATGCCAATGTCCGTAAAATTGATTGGTCGTTAGTCACACACCGGATGTCTGACCCATTGGTCTATCGCGCGATCACCGACTCGCTGGTTGCGAACCGATTGATGGTCGACGAACTTTGGGCGTTTTCGCTGAAACACAATGACGAAGCCGGCATCCAAACGTTTTTGTCGATGCAAGATGGTTTGTCCCGTGATGTTGGTCCGGTGCTCGACAGTTCGCTACTGTCGGTGGATCCAATTGAACGTCGCCGTCACGAGATCCTCGAGTATTCGCCGCTAGTTCGTGCGCGCATTCATCGGCTGGGCGAATCGGATGAAATTTTGGATCCAACATTCTTGGCTCAATACCGCGAATTCTTAAATACAGTCGCCTACGCTCGCGAAATCTCGCCCGAGCAACGACTGACGCTAGCGTATTACCTTCTGATCCAGAACCGCATCGCCGAATCGATCGCGGAATTCGACAAAGTTGATCGAACGACCGTGGCGACCAAGTTGCAATACGATTACATGGACGCGTACTTGGCGATGCATCGCGGCGAACACGCACGTGCTGAAAAGATCGCTGTTGCTAACGCAGGTCATCTGATTCCCCGCTGGGCCGCTCGGTTTAGAGAACTGCAATCACAGCTCGATCAGGTTCATGGTTGGGACACCGCGAACGAGGTCGTTTCAAAGGATGCTTTCGACGCTGGCGACAAAGTGATCGCCGAAGGCAGTGGCGACTTGGCCATGATCGATCGACAAACTCGTCAAGCGGTGGCGTCGGACGAAATGCCAGAATTAATCGTGCGGGTCGATGGTGGCTCGGTCCGGATCGATCATCGACGAACCCGATCGGCGACGTTGAATCTGTACGGCGTCGACTTGGAATTGTTGTTCAGCAAGGCACCCTTCGTTCGCGACGACTTGGCCAAGATGGCGATGGTACGACCGCTGCGAAGCGAGTCGATCGATTTCAAGGATACCAACGGAGTTGCCAATGTTGACTTGGATGAAGGCATGCGGCGTCAAACACTCTTGGTCGAAGTGGTTTCCGGAGTGTCACGTTCGACCGCGCTATCGTACGGAGGAAACCTAACGACGTACGTTTCTGAAGCGATGGGGCAATTGCAAGTGACCGACTCGCGAAACGGACGCCCAATCGGAACGACCTACGTCAAGGTTTACGCGAAGTATGCCGACGGATCGGTTCGCTTTTACAAGGACGGATACAGCGACGCACGAGGACGTTTCGACTATGCCAGTCTGAGTGCAGCGGATGCAAAGGGAGCAACAAGATTCGCGATCTTGGTGCTAAGCGACGAGCAAGGGGCAACGCTGCACGACGTAGCACCACCAAGAAAGTAGATCGGCTAATGCTGCGAGTCCGTCGCCGTTCCGACCGAGATCCCTCAAGCGAACCGCAAATAGTGTCAAATTGCGAAAATCAAAAACTTCCGAAAAATCGCGGCGCATTTTTGTTGACGGGGGGGGGGGGCTGTCCCGCTAAGTTGCGGTGAGAGCGTGGCAGCAACCGAAAGTTTCTCGAACGCGGCTGGAATGAAACGTATAACCAGCGGCATTCTGAAAGCGGTTGTATTTTCGTTTGGGACCAAACAGAAATTGATTGAAGGTGCTGAACTCGGTTGAGCATTCTTCAAACAGATGAGTGAATGATCCGAAATTTCAAGACTGGATGTTTCTCCCGATCACTAAAAAGGACTGACTTGTGAAAACAGTAGTCGTCAAAAGTCGCCATCCCAGAAAAGTCGCGACGCTAAGCAACGTCGCGCCGACTGGGAGCTTGTTGACCCAAAATATCCTTTCGGTTTCACTTGCACTGCTCAGCGTCGCCATCGCAGCAGGAATAACGCGTGGAGACGGAGAAGAAACAGGTTCGCATCTCAATAACGAAAGCGACCAGACTGAACAAAGGCTGGCGTTGTGTGACGGAAGGAGCATCGTTTCGCTAGGGGTCGCAAGACCGGGCGATAAGCTTTCTGCCGCGATTAGGCTCAATAACGAAAAAGAATCTACGCAAAGAATTACCGGAGCGACAGTTTCATGCGGCTGCTTGAAGGTCGTTCCGGGGCGTCGCGTGGTCCTTGCGAGATCGTCAACCTTGCTAAAAGTTTACACAGAAGCTGGTAAGCGAACAGGTAGGCATGAGCAGACGGTAACACTAAACGGGGTTGATGACCGCAAAGAGAGTTTCGTTAAACAAATTGTTTTCTATTATGACATCGTTGGTGACTTTCAGCTTTCCGTTCCTTCAAATCGATGGATGATTGATCGCTCTTCTTCGCAGGCCCCAACACTTGAATTTGTGCTTCGCGGATTTCGTGAGACGGATTTGAAACGAGTTGATGTGGATGTCAACGGTGTCGAGGTTCAAGTCAGTCGTACGTCGGTCGCTCCACGAGGAGATGAGTCGAGTCGAGAGGTTTGCGTAGCGACTCTGGTCGATCCGTCATCAATTGTCAGCCCGCTCGCAATTACTGTTTCGGCATCGTACCTAGCCGAAGGCCACGTAACTGAATCAAGTATGTCGGAGCGAATTGTACTAATAAACAAACCTAGCGTAACAATTTACCCAAAGTCTCCAAGGATTGAGGACGGGAATGTAGTGGTTTTTGCGAGACTATTGAGTGACCCCGTTGAAGGTGTGAGGTTTCGGCTTAGGCAACGAAATGCGGTCGCACTCATTGGAACCTACAAGAAACTTGGACCGCGATTCTATCAAGTTGATTTTGGCAAGTGATTTCGTCTGATGACAGATTGGATAGTGTGCTCTTAGTCAATGTTGATAGCAATGTGCATTCGATTCCCGTTCAACTCCTTCAGTAAGCAATGCAATGAAATACCACATTAGTTGTCGAGCCGGATCTTTTTGGATAATGACTGTCATCTTCTTGGCCTGCGTTGGGGAAGTTACGGTAGCGAGCGCAGAAGATGGGATTCTGAAATCCAAGCCTGGGTTCGGAGCCTTGGTTGTGGAAGCCATGGCTGCTCGTGCATCAGTTGTAGCTGGAGAATTCGAATACAGGATCGACAGTATTAAGGGCCGTGGGGATGATATCGAGTGGACCCAGGAAGGCGTGTATGGATTCGATGAACGATCGGATCGATCTATTCACGCATTCAAGCGTGTTCGAACGGAGCATGCGGTTGATCAAAATCCTTCAAACGCTAACGTCGGGGGCGGAATCATCTCTCAAACGGAGAACGGATTGCAGGTCACGGGAGGCGGCGTTTTTTCGCCGGATGTTTCTTTCTTGTTTCCGCCTGAAAGTCGAGTCGGGTTTGCAAAGTTACTGGAAACACGTCGTAACTATCCCTACCTAACACCATTCAATTTTCGATCATTTGGATTCGCGTTCTACGGAGATCTGTTGAAGAATTCGCCTTTTGATAAGGTAATTGCCTATTACCTCGCCGTTGACGATTCGACAGTGCCGGAAGTTCAAGCAAGCGATTTGCCAACGGAGTTGTTACCTGCTATCAGTGATGCCAGATACTTTGACTATGGAAATGTATTTTAGCGGTTGAAAGCGATCAAGACTATTGGGTTACAAGATCACGGTTCGCCACGCCAAAATACAAAAAATTGACGAACGGGCAACGTGAAAAAACTGGCGAGCAATTGCACAGTGATTGCGTCGTTAAATTGACACAGGTAGATGGTTACTGGGTTCCGAAACGCACGGTTTATACACATCGGAGCGGCAAGCTAGTAATCGATCTGACCTGGGCGTCGGTGAACTCAGATGACATTGATTTTTTGTCGACGGCGTTGTTGGTCGCATTAATAAGCCATTGCGTTAGTTTGGGTCTAAACACGAGGGTGTTGTTATGAAGTCTTGAGTCGTTGCGGCTGCTTTTGTTCTGCCATTCTTAATGCCGCAGATTTGGTCAATCGCAGATGAAGAGTGTTTTGACCTTGGTGGTCCAAACGATTGCGTCAGTGAATACAGTGTCGATGAATCCGAAACATGTGTCGCGGAATCGTGTACACCTAACTTTCAAACCGACGGTGCGGGCGTACCAATAGTTTTGAACGGCTGGGTTCAAGTTGATTCTTACGATTGTCCTGCGAATACGAAGGAATTTGTTGTGCAGTCGGGATCGTTTTCATCGTGTGATGAAGGTACTGGGACGGGTGAGTATGCAGAAAGAGCTGATGCCACCGATGTTTATTGTGTCAAGACAAAGTTTTGCGCAGCGACCTGCAATGTTACGGCTGAAACGATAACTGTCCATGGTGGTGAGTTGAGGATCGCTTACTGCAAGAGTGGTGGTGGCCCGAGTTCCCAATGCGCTAACGGGGATCACGAAGGCTGCATCGTTTCAAGCCAAGAATGCGTTGGCGAATGTCCTGACGAACCAGAAGAACCGTGAGAAGCACCACGAAGCGTGCCCAGGTTGCTGAACGTGGGACGGGGATTGGTTTGATCTGCGTGCAGCAGTTTCTGGTTTCGGGCTTTTTTGTGGGCGACTTGCTGGACGTAGGGTGTGTCAACGAATTGCGCCTCCCTACTTTCGTCTTCAAGACTCTGCGTTTCAACGTTCTTTACGCAGTGTATGCCGAGAAACGGAGAGGGAAGGTGAGCAACAACTCAGGTTTCCAATTTGGCGACCGCGACTAGAGCATTCTGGTCACGTGAAGTGTCGGCCCGGCCTAAGTCCACTGCCGCAGCCACTTTTCGAGGGTCAGCAAATTCCACAATCGGTAGCCGTGGTTTTGCTCGTTCGTTTCGTGCGAGCGGACCAGTTCGGCGACGGCTTCTTTGCGGAAAATCGGTGCGATCTTGGCATCGTCGGCTAGTAGTGTGTCGTGAACCATTGGTTTCAATTCGTTTCGGAACCAGGCACCGATCGGGATGCCAAATCCCATCTTCTTCCGTGTGAAGATCGATGGCGGGATCATCGATCCGAACGTGTCCTGCAGAATCAACTTTCCGCGTCGCCCGCGGAACTTCATGTCGACGGGCAACGATGCGGCGAATTCAACAATCCGGTAATCCAGTAACGGTTGACGAACTTCCAAACCGTGTGCCATCGATGCGATGTCGACTTTCGTACAGAGATCGCATGGCAAGTACGACAGAATGTCCGACGTGCTCGCTCGCGTGACGACATCACGTCCTTCACTTCGTGCCCACACCGAATCTAGAAAGTCGAACGGATCGGATTCAGGCAGGGATGCCACGAACTCGTCCGTGTACATCGACGCGCGAAGCGATTCCGGGAAGATCTGCAGCCAATTCAAGTAGCGTCGCGCAGTTGGTTGACCAAGTGCTTCAAGGAACCGTTTGCCACGCCGCACGATCGATCGACGCTTGTTTGAGTCGGGCAACCGCCGGATCAAACCGATGCCGGGAATCCTTTGAATCGGAAATAACCGTTGCAGTTTTTGGCTCAACCATAACGCTTGATACCGTTCATAACCGGCGAACAGTTCGTCGCCACCGTCGCCTGACAACGCCACAGTGACTTCGCGTTTGGTCAGTTCCGAAAGATACCAGGTGGGAACCGCCGATGAGTCGCCAAACGGTTCGTCGTAATGCCACACCAACTTGTCGATCACATCAACGCCACTGGGCGTTACTTCGAATCGCGTGTGTTTGGTGCCCAGGTGCTTGGCAACTTGTGCGGCATAGACCGTTTCATCGAAATCGGCGATCGGAAAACCGATACTGAATGTGTTGACTGGGTTTGGCGATTGAGACTGTGCGATGGCAGTGATCAAGGACGAATCAATACCACCGGACAAAAATGACCCGAGCGGAACATCTGCTTGTAGTCGTAGCTTTACCGAATCACTGAGCAGTTCGCGGAGTCGTTCTTGAGCCTCGGCGGGGCGGATTGGACGCTCGACTGATGGGTCAAAATTCCAGTATCGATGGACGGACAGCTCGCCATTTTCGTAAATGGCATAGTGACCAGGTTCTAACTTTCGAACTCCTTTCCAGATCGTGCCGGGATGAGGAATGTATTGATAGGTTAGGAACTCATCGATGGCGGCAGGGTCGATCTCGGTACAGACACCGGGTACCGCAGCCAAGCATTTCAGTTCGCTACCGAAAACCAGTCGATCATCTTTGACGGCATAGTACAGCGGCTTTTGTCCGATGCGATCGCGTGCTAAGACCATGCGGTTGCGTCGGGCATCCCAAATCGCGATCGCGAACATCCCGTTAAGCTGATCAAAGCAGTCGGTGCCAAGGTCTTCATACAAGTGGACGATCGACTCGCCGTCGCCGTGAGTCGCGAACGTGTGTCCGGTGCCTTCGAGACGTCGCCGCAAGGTTTGGAAGTTGTAGATCTCGCCATTGAAAACCAATCGGACGGTACCGTCTTCGTTGGAAAGCGGTTGCCGAGCACCTTCGAGGTCAATGATGCTGAGACGGCGGAATCCCAAGCCGACCCCGATTCGATTGCCGTAGGCGTCACGGTGATCGGGGTTCATCCAGATCTGTGAATCGTTGGGACCACGGTGCGCGATCGTGTCGGTCATCTTTTTCAGATGATCAGGCGTGATCGCAGAGCGATCGTCACGCCAAACCGAGCCAGTGATTCCGCACATTGAGTATTTCCAAGCTTGCCACGTTGCGTAAACCAGGACCTACGCCTGGCGAGATCCATTGCCAGGATAATTCCTGATCGTAGGGTCTGGTAATGTCTAGCCGGCTGGTAGAGCGGGTGAATGCGTATGCCGTTTCACCATCACCACTTCGCAGTTGCCAGATCGGAAGATGACGTCATCCATGAAGCTGGTCAACAACATCAGGCCACGACACTGTTCCAGCTCGAAAGATTCCGGTGTTCCCGGTGCCGGGGTCATGCGTGTCACTCGGCCGCGTCCGCTTTGTGAGACTTGGATACGAGTGTCGTCCGTGCCGACTGAAAATTTTAGTTCAACGGTTTGTCCCGCGTACTCTTTGCTGGCCGTCCGTTCGGCCATTTCCTGAATTCCAGTTTCTTCATTGCCAAGCCATCGGCTAAGCAGCGTCTCGTCATCTCGAATTTCCAGATTGCCAAAACAGATCGCGTTCAGCAGCGCGCTGTGGACCGCGGTTCCCAATCGCACCCGCTGGGTTGTGTTCATGTGCCCTGCCGAGGCCAGTGACTGGACGACGAAATGCACGACCGGCTCGATCGAGGTCAAATTGTTGGAAAGTTGCAAAGTGTATTCGGGACAGGTCGATTTTTGGCCACTGCCGTCAAAGACTCGGTCCGATGCAGCCATTCGGATGGTTTGGCCCACCACGCGGCAAAGCAACTTCGAGAGCGAATTTTTGGGGACAAAGTTGGCCGCTCCCAACGCAAGCGCATCGACGGCCAGCGATTCGCTCCCCCGCGCGGTTACGACGACCGAGGGCAGTTTGGGGTATTGCTCGGCTACGGCCTGGACCAATTCCATTCCGTTCATTTCCGGCATTCGCAGGTCTGTGACGACCAGATCCGGTTGCCGCTGGCTAAGTGTCTCAAACGCCAGTCGCCCATTCTCAACGCACTCGACCTGATGCCCGCCAGACTCCAGAATGGACCGAATCAACGCAGCGTGAGTCGAACTGTCCTCGGCCAGTAAGATTGATGACATGGTGGTTCTTCTCGGTGGAGTGTCGCCGGCAACGCTGATCGCTACTATCTGTTTCCAGTCTATCTGATCCCGCCTCTTCTCGGTGTTTCGTCAATGCAGAATCGACTTTCCCGATGTATTTGTTCCCTGTCGTTTGTCTTGGTTGCTTTTGCGGGAATCGGTGCTGCCGGTTTATCCGCGATAGCGGACGGGCCTGCTGACAACCGGGCGGATCAAGTTCGTCCGATTCCGCCGCCGGGTATCGAGTTAGATGCCGCGGTCAGCGATGGGTTGATGAAAAGGTGTGAGTCGATTCGCACTCGGTTCATCGCCATCGATCTTGAGGGCAAAGACGTCAAAGTTCAGTCGCTCGCCAGCGAAGTGTTGGTCTTTCCTCGCGCGGTTGAACTGGCCATCGAATTTGGCCAATTCTACAAGCCACGCGAAATCGAATCGGCCGGGAAGTTGTTGGATGAGGCAGAGCGGCGAATTACCGTGATCAAAGACGGCGGCGATTGGGGCGAGGTGGTCGGCATCGGCGACGGAGTGAACCAGAAGCTGATTGTCGGTGGTTATCAATCGAAAATTGATGGTTCTTTTCAACCATATAGCGTCGTCCTGCCGGCGGGAATGCGCAAGTGTGACCCACGTCCGCGGCGACTGGATATTTGGTTTCATGGTCGCGGTGAAACTCTCAGCGAAGTTGGCTTCCTGACCAAACAGCAAACCAATGCCGGTGAATATGCTCCGGTGGATACGCTTGTATTGCATCCTTACGGTCGTTATTGCAACGCATTCAAATTCGCTGGCGAAGTCGATGTGCTCGAGTCGCTCGAATACGTCAAGTCGCGACTAGCCGTCGATCCCGCCCGCATCAGCGTGCGTGGATTTTCCATGGGCGGTGCAGCATGCTGGCAGATGGCGACTCATCACGCAGATCGCTGGTTTGCGGCCAACCCAGGTGCCGGTTTCTCGGAAACGCCAGAGTTCTTGAGCTTCTTTCAGAATGAAGATGCTCGCGCGACCGCGCCGGATTACCAACAATCGCTGTGGCAGTGGTACGATTGCCCGCCGTGGGCTGGTAACCTCAAGCAATGTCCAACCATCGCGTACAGTGGCGAGATCGACAAGCAAAAGCAAGCAGCCGACGTGATGGAGACGGCGCTTCGTGGTGTCGGAATCGATCTGGTCCACGTGATTGGACCCAATACGGCGCACAAAATTCATCCTGATTCAAAAACGAAAATCGAATCAACCATGGCGACGCTCGCACGTATCGCGGACACTGTCGCGCCGCGGCGGATTGAATTTACGACCGTGACACTTCGGTATCACCAAATGTACTGGGTTGATGTGCAAGGCCTAGCACAACACTGGAAGCCGGCCGAAGTGGTCGCCGATGTTGATTCTGCATCGCGAATTCGGATCAAAACCGACAACGTCACTCATCTGAATTTACAGTTTGGGCCGGGTCAATGGCCGGGCGCCACGTCGGGGCCAGTCAAGATCGAGATCGACGGGACTACGATCATCGGTCCTGCGATTCGTTCGGATCGATCGTGGAATGTTTCACTGGTGCGAAGTGAAAAGGAATGGGCGACGGCTTCGGAAGAAGCAACAACCGAACTTCGGAAGCGTCCAGGACTGCAAGGTCCGATCGACGATGCGTTGATGGATTCGTTTGTGTTCGTGATGCCGGGCGACAAGTCCAGTGATAAGGTCGTTCAGCAATGGGTCGAGTCCGAATCGGTGCACGCGATGGACCAGTGGCGGAAACATTTTCGCGGGGACGTCCGTCAAACCGTCGATCGTGATTTGACCGATCAACAGATTGCATCGAGCAACTTGATTCTGTTTGGTGATGTTGAATCGAACGAAGTGATCGCGAGAATTGCGGACGAGTTGCCGGTGGAGTGGAGTGACAGCGATGTCACGATTGGCGAGCACAAAGTGCCGCGGACCGGCCATGTGCCGATCTTGATCTTTCCAAACCCGCTAAACCCCAATCGTTATGTTGTCATCAACAGCGGGTTCACATTTCGTGAATACGACTATCTCAATAACGCCCGCCAAACACCAAAGTTGCCTGACTGGGCACTGGTGGATGTGACCGGCGGCGCGACGTCCCAGGCAGCAGGCGAAGTAAAAGCCGCCGGCTTCTTTGACGAAAAATGGCAACCGTAAGCCAGCATGCTCACTGGCTTACGGATCATTGGCTTACGGGCGTGTGAAAATCAAACTCGCCAGGACAAGTTCTGGCTTAGGCTGATACCGCGGTTGCGCAGTCGATCGCGTACCCGACCGACGCTTGTCGGACGCAGATGGCATCTTTGTTTCGCACTGCTTGCTTGCGGCGCAGTTCGTCAAGCACCTCGGGGCGAATCGCGACACGATCGTCAACCGGAATAGCTCGCAAAGGTTGTGACGACTTAAGCTGGGCGATGCGGTTCTGCAAATCCGCAGCCAATTGTCCGGCGATGGCTCGGTTCGTCGGTGACGCGAGTTTCGCCAACGCAGCAATCTGGGCTTCGATTTCACCGACCTGAATTTCTTCGGTCATCCGATGGCTCGAACCTGCGGATCGGGACATGTCCGCGTCTGATCGACGATCGGCGATTTCACCTCGGACGATGGCGAGTTCGCGAGGCGCCTCGATCCCAATTTCGGTTCGTGACGTCTTCAAATCCAAGATTCGAACCACGACGCCCAAAGCGGGAATCTCGATCGATTCCCCTATTTTCCGTGACAGTACCAACATGCCTAACTCCGTTTTAAGGTCCGAAGGATGATTTAATCGGCCAGGAGTTTACCGCAGAGCCCGGTTGGGTACAAGCGTATAGGTGTGAACGTGTGTTTCGTGTAGTCAATCGGTCCTTTCAGGCCGCCTGTGGGGCTCGCGTGGCGCGAACGATTTGGACGCTATTTTCGCTCGCCAGATTGATCATGTCGATTTCGTATTCTCGGTGGCGCGCGTTCCAGATTTCGACGATCGGCCGAGTAAAGTTTTCGCCGTTGGATCGAACGACACGCCCAACTTGGCCGTCACTCATTTCGACGAACGAACCGATGGGGAATAAAGACACCGCGTGCAGTAAACCGCGAACGGACTTCGAATCGAATTTTCCACCGGCAACGTCGTGCAGAAGTTTCTCGATCGCGAAGTACGGCATCAGGCCTTTGCGGTGACCACGGTTCGATACCAATCCGACATAGGCATCTGCGACCGCAGCGATCCGAGCCAGCGGGTGAATCTCGTCCACCACACGACCGCGCGGGTAACCACTGCCGTCGCATCGCTCGTGAAGTTGGTAGGCCACGATTCGTGCGACTCGCGAGATCCGGACTCCGGGGCATTGTAACGCATCGAGTGTCAGTACCGGGTGCTCGGCGAGAGAGGTAAGTTCGTCCGGCGTCAACTTTCGCTTCTCGGTATAGACCTTTCGCGGCATCATTTTCATTCCGACGTCATGGATCAAGCATCCCGTGCCAAGATCGACAAGACTGGCATCATCTAGCCCAAGCATTAGGCCAATGGAAATCGCGACGCTGCACACATGCAGGCTATGTCGCGCTGGATACTCGGTGTCGAATGGATTCAAGCCCAGACAAAGGAACATGTCGCGGTCGTCAAGAATCGACTTGACGCTGTCTCGGCAAACGCCCTCAAGTGATTCGTCATTGGCCGAGGATCCTTTGATCAGATTCACGAACAATTCGTCAAGGTAAGCGATTTGTTGTTCGGATTTCTTGACCGTTTCGAGCATGTGATGTCGGTCATAGCGATCCTGGCGCGGTGCTCCAAGTCGTTCGGCAACTGTCTCGGTCGGCATCTCGATTGATGCCTTGAATCCTTCACCGACGACTTCTTCATCGATGTCAGAAGTGGCTCGGTTTGTCTTGCAAATTTGCGAGTACGAATGGTCGTCGGCTTTGCGGGCAATGCCTTGCGGCGCACCCGCTTTTAGCCTCGCGAGGTCACGTCGATTGACAACGACATTGTTGATTCCGCGTTTGACGAGCATGTTGAGAAACTGCTCGTTGATTTCGATGTTCTTGCCCAGCAGCTTTGTTCCTGCCGAATCAGGATCAAAGATAGGCGAAGATAGAACGGTCCCGACCGAAAGTGTCGATAGCGAGACGCGAGCGAAGGTGGCAGACACGCGAAAGCCTTGATGGGGGGAGAAACTCGATTCCATCCGACCAGGACTCTTGGGGAGTCTTGGTGCGCATGGGTGCCCCACTCATACTTTTAACGCTGCAAGACGGAACTGCCCTCCCGTTTCTATGATGGCTATCGAAACGTGCACACGTCCATCCTTATGAATTTATGCGGGGGCGCGCCAGTTGTCCCGGAGACCCTCATCAGCGTGAGCATAATCGCTACGACCGCGACTTCTTGGTCAAGCCGTTTTGTAGTTGGTCAGTCACGCGATATGCCACGCGTTCCCGTTTTGCGTACCGCTCAGTCGCTGTTCCTACGCAAGCCGATTGCGTGACTAACCCGGCGGCCAAGTCAACTTGCGGCCGCCCATGACATGAAAATGAAGGTGGGGGACTTCTTGGCCGCCGTCGTCGCCACAGTTACAGACAAGCCGGTAGCCGCCCGTCAGACCTTCGGCGGCGGCGACTTGGGACGCGACGACGACACAGCGGCCAATGATTGCTTGGTCTTCGTCGTTTAGGTCGGCGAGGGAGACGATTTCCTTTTTGGGGATCACCAGAAAGTGTGTCGGTGCTTTGGGGCTGATATCGCGAAAA comes from the Rubripirellula reticaptiva genome and includes:
- a CDS encoding histidine triad nucleotide-binding protein, which translates into the protein MPSIFTKIIAREIPADILHEDDLCLAFRDISPKAPTHFLVIPKKEIVSLADLNDEDQAIIGRCVVVASQVAAAEGLTGGYRLVCNCGDDGGQEVPHLHFHVMGGRKLTWPPG
- a CDS encoding HD-GYP domain-containing protein — translated: MSATFARVSLSTLSVGTVLSSPIFDPDSAGTKLLGKNIEINEQFLNMLVKRGINNVVVNRRDLARLKAGAPQGIARKADDHSYSQICKTNRATSDIDEEVVGEGFKASIEMPTETVAERLGAPRQDRYDRHHMLETVKKSEQQIAYLDELFVNLIKGSSANDESLEGVCRDSVKSILDDRDMFLCLGLNPFDTEYPARHSLHVCSVAISIGLMLGLDDASLVDLGTGCLIHDVGMKMMPRKVYTEKRKLTPDELTSLAEHPVLTLDALQCPGVRISRVARIVAYQLHERCDGSGYPRGRVVDEIHPLARIAAVADAYVGLVSNRGHRKGLMPYFAIEKLLHDVAGGKFDSKSVRGLLHAVSLFPIGSFVEMSDGQVGRVVRSNGENFTRPIVEIWNARHREYEIDMINLASENSVQIVRATRAPQAA